A region of Burkholderiales bacterium JOSHI_001 DNA encodes the following proteins:
- a CDS encoding putative nitrogen fixation protein FixT (PFAM: NifT/FixU protein~TIGRFAM: probable nitrogen fixation protein FixT) yields the protein MKVMMRRNAAGVLSVYVPKKDLEEPVVSQEKPGLWGGNVTLANGWTLALPEMAEGTTLPITVEAKKLAEAE from the coding sequence ATGAAAGTGATGATGCGCCGCAACGCGGCGGGCGTGCTGTCGGTCTACGTGCCGAAGAAGGACCTGGAAGAACCGGTGGTCAGCCAGGAAAAGCCGGGCCTGTGGGGCGGCAACGTCACGTTGGCCAATGGCTGGACCCTGGCCCTGCCCGAGATGGCGGAAGGCACCACGCTGCCGATCACGGTGGAAGCCAAGAAGCTTGCCGAGGCCGAATGA